Genomic segment of Arachis stenosperma cultivar V10309 chromosome 4, arast.V10309.gnm1.PFL2, whole genome shotgun sequence:
CTTTGCACCTTGCATCGCTTTGCTGACGAAGTAGACCGGTTGCTGGATTCTATCCTCTCCTCGAACGAGGACGGCCGCCAAGGCCTCGTCCGTCACTGCTAGATACAGGACTAGTGTTTTTCCTCTTTTAAGTTTGCCCAATACTGGTGGGGCTGAGAGTATCTCCTTAAAATGGTTGAAAGCTTCTTCGCATGCTAGGGTCCACTCGAAGGCTATCCCTTTCCTCGTGAGGTTGAAGAAAGAGAGGGCCTTTGGTGCCGATGCACCGAGGAAGCGAGATAGGGCCATGAGCTTTCCGGCCAATCTTTGTACATCCTTAACGCATTCCGGGCTTGTCATCCTCAGGATAGCTTGACATTTGTCAGGATTGGCTTTAACTCCCCTCTGGATTATCATGAAGCCGAGGAACTTTCCGGCTTCCATGACGAAGGCGCATTTGAGGGGGCTAAGCCTCATGTTATGCTTATGAAGAGACCTAAAGACTGTCTATAAGTCACCGATTAGTCTTCTGGCTGACTGGTTTTTACTAAGATGGCATCGACGTAGACCTCCACCGTCTTGCCGATAAGGTTGCTAAAAACTTTGCTCATCAGTCTTTGATAGGTCGCCCTGCGTTTTTGAGCCCAAAAGGCATCACCCTGTAGCAGTAAGTTCCCGATGGCATTATAAATGTCATTTTTCCTCGTCTGAGCAGTGCTTCGGTATCTAGTTATACCCTGAGTACGCGTCCATGAAGCTCAGGAACCACTATCCTGCTGCCGCATCCACCAGAGCGTCGATGTTGGGGAGGTTAAGGTTCGAGTAATCGACACACATCCTCTACTTTCTATTTGCCTTTTTGACGAGGACTACATCTGACAGCCATGAGGAATATTCGAGTTCTCGGATGAACTCTGCTTCTAACAGGCTGGTCGTTTGCACGGCCACCTCGTTGGCCCTTTCTTGAGACATCTTCCTCCGCCTCTGAGCAACAGGTTTGGCGTCCGGCTTGACGGCGAGTCGGTGGGACATGACTTTTGGATCCACTCCTGGTATGTCAACCGGGGTCCAGCCAAAAAGGTCACCGTTCGCTCTATTGGTATTCACGAGATGCTCTTTTAAACTATGGGGGAGATTCTTGTTCACAAAGGTGAACTTTGCTTCCGAGTCTCCAACTCAAAACTTCTCCAGGTCTCCCTGTGGCTCCGGCCTAGGGCTCTCGTCCAGCCTCGCACTCAGGTTGGCTAGGAAGACTTTGGCCGTTTCCTTTGACTTCTTCGTTAGGGAAAGGCTAGTGTTTTCACATGCGACGACTGTTTCCACATCGCCCCTGATGGATTCAACGACTCCGTCGTTCGTGACAAATTTCATGACCAGAAGCTTGGTGCAAATTCCCGACGATAGTTCATTGACCGTCTTCCTCCCTAGAATGATGTTGTAGGCCATGGAGTTCGTCAGAACGACGAACTCCGCCATCACCGACTTCTTCCCTTTGGCCAAACCTACACAAACTGGGAGGGCAATCACCCCATCTGGCCTTATGTAATTGTCCCTGAGGCCTATAACCCCGTGCCTGTAGACCTTGAGATCAGCTTTCCTAAGTCCCGGAGCATCAAATACGTTTCTTAACATAATGTTAGAATCAGCTCCTGTGTCGATGAGGATTCATCTCACAAAGCATGTACCTATCCTTTCGGTGATTACCATGGGCAGGTTCTCTGGGAGGTTATGCAGCCATCGATCTTCTGGGCCAAAAAAAATTCTGGGGGGTTCCCGATATTGGGTTCTCGAGTCCCCCAATGATGTCGCGTGGACTTTGACGTCTTTCTTCATCGCCGACTTTGACTTGGGCACCGAGACCCGTCCTACCGCCACGTTGATAACTATCGTAGGGGCGTTGTTAACGTTTTCCGTGGTCGTTTGCCTTTGCTTGACAGCTCGACCGCGATCCTCCTCGGATCGCTTGTGCTCCCGCCTTCTTGGCTCCCTTATATATTGGGAGAACTCAGCTAAATTTCCCTCACAAATAGCTTGTTCTAGGGCGTCCTTCAGGTCGAAGCAATCTTGTGTCTTGTAGCCGAAGCCTTTGTGATCATCGCAGTATATGCTCTTGTTCCCCCCTGTTCTATCGTTCAGTTGCCAGGGTTTGAGGAGGATCCCTTTCTTAGCTATTTGTTGGTACACCTCCGCTATAGGGGCAGTTAGGGGGGTATAGTTTGTGAACTTTCCCACCCGGGGAAATGGTTTAGGTTGCTTTGTTGAAGCTCCTTCTCGGGGGATCTTCCTTTGCTTTCCAGGGTAGATAGGTTGGCAAAAAGGGTGGTTAACCGGTTGCCGCATATTGGCCGCCACTACTTGACTAACTTCTTCGTCGTTGATGTACTCTTTGGCTACCTTCTGAATTTCTCGCATCATCCAGACGGGCCTGGTGGTGAGGTGCTTTATAAAATCCTCATTTATCAGACCGTTCGTCAAACATAGACTGGCCACCGAGTCCGTTAGTCTGTCTATTTCTAGGCATTCATCATTGAATCTGTCTAGGAACTTCCTAGTCGATTCCCTGCCTCTCTAGGCGATCCCTAGCAAGTTGATCGGGTGCTTTGCTTTGGCGATCCATGTGGTGAATCGAGCTACGAAGCTGCGCGATATGTCCACAAAAGTCGTAATAGACTCTTGCGAAAGTGCGTTGAACCACCGGATTGCCGGGCCTGCCAGTGTCACCGGGAACGCGCGACATCTTACCGCCTCGCCTACTCCTTCAAGATTCATGCCGGCTTCAAAAGTAGTCAGATGTTCTTGGGGATCATTGGTCCCGTCGtacttcatgttctttggtttgTCGAAAGGCTTGGGTAGGCGGACCTTGAGGATGGAGAGGTGGAAGGGGGTCGTCCCCATGATGATAGGGTCCCATTTTTTCCTTCCTCCGTTTCCTCGGGTCTCCCCGTGGCCCTCGGTGCTTTCGGGCATGAGGGAATGGGTCCGAGCGTTGGCCTCGGTTCATCTGTCATCACCCTTTCGACCTCTCTCGCGAGCTCCTTCCCTCCTGGGCGGAGATCGGGTCCGGGACAAGCTCGGTCGGGAGTCCCTGCTGCGAGAGAGGCGATATCAATCTCGTGCTGCTAGTTCGCGTTCCAAGTTCTGCACCCTGTGTCTGACCTCCTGCATGATCCTTGCGTGGTCATCTCCCGTTCCTTCGAATGGGCGCCTCTCAGGTGAACGGGAGTGTCGGTTTTCCCTTTGTGTGACAGGTCCCGACTGCCCGCTGGAGGCACCCGCAGAGCTCACCTTGCTCCTCAGGCCAGCTCCTCCTTCTTTGTGAAGCTCGTCGGAGTGTGGGAACAATGCCGCCATTCGATTCGGTTCCCCACAGATGGCGCCAATGTTTGGTTGCTCAGATCTTGAACGAGTCGGTTGGGTGGTTGTTGAGGAGCGGTGAGTATTAGGGTCTGGATCTAATGATTCTCTGTGAATGAGATTCTCACAAGCACAGCAAGGTTGGAGGAGGTGGGGGCCACATGCAAAAAagactccgacgctcaagtcagtgtCCGTACAAGAGGTGGCGATTAGGTATAAGGTATGTGACGTACTTGAAAGAGGGGTGGACCCTCCCCTTATATATCCCGTAATATCGTGTGCCCCACAGGGTCAGACCCTCTTTCTAGGAAGTTTTCTCTCCAGCTGTCTAGCTCCAGTTGTCTAGGTTCACGTGGAGGGAGGTGCCGCTCGGGTCACCTCCTGGTTAACCTCGTCGACCAGTTGGGTCGGGCAAATGCCCGGACCTTGGCCCAGGGTCTGATGGGCTGGGCTGGAACAATATATATGAAGGTTCTCAAGTGAGTTGAGAATGAGGGTTGAATCAATGAACCAATTTTAGAGATTATGTACGAGATTCCCAAATCAAAAGATTATTTGTGATTTTGTCTCCTTCGAATACGCATAACATACCTGAAATGAAAGTTACAAGAAATAGAAAAGGAGAAGAGTGACGCAACGATATAATCCTAATTCggtcacaaaatacaatatgatttacatctaattttcatCACATGATaaaaatttcactataatcaagaTAGATTACAACATTACAAAATGTCTTTTATGTACAAGAATTTTATGTTAATTTGCTGTCAATTTCTTCCTTTTTACGAAACACACCAATTACAATCACAATTGGTcacaaatttttttcatatttagaTCCCAGATCATTGAAGAAGATTGGGAAGGGTGAGTTAAGCAATGGACCTTACATCCTCACAACTGAGTCACCTCCCAAGACTATCCCACTAATTTCATAACACAATATTACTCGAGTCAACTTGTGTTTTTTCTGATTTTTGGCACTTTTGCCTAGGTCATGCATctaataaaattttacaaattttattGTTATCAAATAAAACATCTTTTAATTCTGATTATGTTTGTTCAATTTATCTCTTAGCAAAATTTAAGAAACTTCTTTTTGATTCAAATAATAACATGTATTCACATGCATTTGATTTGGTTCACTGTGATATTTGGAGACCTTATCATGTCCCAACATATAATGGCTAAAATACTTCTTGAGTTTGATGATTGTACAAGATTTTATTGGATTTACCTTCTACATAATAAGGGTGAAGTTGCAGATTATCTCAAACAGTTTTACACATTGATTGAAACACAATTTGACACAAAAATTAAGTGCTTTAGATTAGACAATGCAAAGAAATTGATCTATTTAATGATACTGTCCTTCCAAAAGTCATAGAAGATCACTAACCTGATCCCAACGCACTGCAACCTCCAACAACACCTATTAATCCCATTGGCCACACACTTTAAACACACCAACCTCAATCATAATCAAATCATTGCACCTCCGCAATCACAATAACACAAAATCTTAGAAGAtgaacaagaaatcatcaaacACTAACTTATCATAGAGACTACATACACCACACCACAATCCCATACCTTATCTCCAACCATATCAATAACCACAGACTCCACAACTCTTACCATAACATAATTGCACATgttaccaaaatttttgaaccaaAATTCTTTCACCAAGCAATCAGACATGAAGAGTGAAAATAGATCATGAATGAAGAGCTCAAGGCCTTGGAAGCAAACAATACTTGACTATTAGTTTTTCTGTCATCCAACAAACACTCAATTGAATGTAAATGGATATACAAAGCCAAACTCTAAACTAATAGCATTTTAGATAGATATAAAGCTTGCTTAGTTCCAAAAGGGTACACACAACAAGTTAGGGTTGACTTTAAAGACACATTGCATGTTGCAAAGATTTTTACAGTGAAAATACTATTATTAGGCATAGTTGCTGCCAAGATCTGGAAGCTTTTGCAATTGGACGTTAACAATGCATTTCTATATATGAAAGTACTGCTTGGACATCCACAGAGAAATCAAAGATTGGTATGCAAATTAACAAAATCTTTATACGGTTTAAGACAAGTCTCACGCCAATAGTTCAATAAATTATGTGCAACATTAATTTAACATGGTTTCAAACAACACAAGAGTGATTAAGAGAGTTGAAGACAAACTCATCACAGTTTTCAAGCTCAAGGTTCTTggaaatttaaaattctttctTCGATTAGAGCTTGCAAAATCCAACATTGGTATCTTCCTATCTCAGCGCAAATATACATTATCCTTGTTTAAAGACACCAATTTTTTGGGTTGCAAGTCTACTCCTTCTCCAATGGATGTTAATCCTTCTGCTTATCACAGACTCGTAGGAAGGCTAATATACCTCATAATATCCATACCAGACATCACATTCACAGTCACAAGATTAGCTCAATTCAGcaacaaataaatttaatttctttgtcTATACTGATCAATGCGGATTGGGGAAGTTGTTTAGATATACGGAGATCAACTACTGATATTGTGAATTCCATGAAAATTCATTGATTTCATGAAAAAGCAACCAGCAAATAATGGTGTCAAGAAGCTCTTCTGAGGTAGAATACAAAGTTATTGCAAATGCAACATGCAAAATTGTGTGGTTGATTGAGTTACTCAGATTTTTGGGCATTCACATTGTTTTAGCTATGTTGTTCTGTGACAACATCTCAGCAATCCATATGGCAAGCAATCATACCTTATATGAGCGATCTAAATACATTGAAATGGACTGCCATTTCATTCTAAAAAAAGTGACGAGTGAGACTATTAAACTGGTGCATATCCCTAGCAAGCACCAATTGGCAGACATCCACACAAAGGCATTTTTTTCTCCTCAATTTTGATTCTTCATGGCCAAACTGGGCATATACAACATATATGCTCTGCTTTGAGAAGAGATATTAGCATATAGTTTATCATGTTCTCCAAAATACTCTCTctacttttgtatatatatgtaaacATTACAATCTCTCATTCCAGTTAATTCATTCTCAttctttctaaatttatttttctatacaATTTTCTCTTCTAACAATTTAAAGAGACTCACATTTTTGTAAATTATCTAAGCTATTCCAAATTTAGTCAATTATTTAGGTACTAACCCAATATAATTAAAGAGAACCAAGTGCACTCTAAcctaataaatttataaaatcaaaacactcaaataaaagattaaataatttttgtatgcactattttcttttttttttttgtatcttCTAAAATAAGCGTAAatttagacaaaaaaaaataagaacacacaaataaaaaaaaaaaggactgctaatcTGAATTATGCACAAATTGGTTTCTTTTTCCTTAATAGAAATCTTCATATATAAAacttagttttttttaatattagaatcgttcctaatttaataaaactaaaagTTACACTTTTAATGGCGTTGCTATTGGCATTAAagagtgaatttttttttggttttattcTAATGTGcagtaacttttttttttactttcttattttggtaaaaatatatcacaataaatacttatatatttgatatttgcTTGTTGAGAATCGGaacttgttaatttttttctataacatttaaaatatataattaatacatttaattaattatatcttaaTCAAATATTTATCATCATTAAAATTGTCAAATATTTTCTGAACTCAACCGTATATTATTCTTTCACTTTTTATCCATCACGAATAGCAAAGGTGGAAGGTATACATGAAAAGTGTACATATAAATGATACATACAATATTACTCGAATGTATTTATCAAcctattatttttgttttaacaAAATTTGACAAGCTTTGATATATATTCACGtaagatatataattatttatatatttttatttaataatttaaattttttgagataaataatttttaagtaattataatttttttatgattaaatgtataaaacttaatttttataaatcttaaaaaaaagttagtataatataatacaaataaaaagagaaaaagtatTTATAcaaaattcattcaaaaaattttagaaattaaaatataaaatatatacttaaaATTTTGGTATATAAGTTTTTTTGGGAATAAATAGTACGACTACAATTCAATCAATTatgtgtcaaataatttgttattgttattatattaaaatattaatataataaagatcttgattaaatttagagatttatcattgtgatagtgatcataatattgtgagataaatattttataatttaatctaaattattCTTGGTCTtatgattattaaaaataatattataaccCAAAAagatctatatatatatatatatatatatatatatagggcaAAAAAACCATAATAAGCCAAACCTCACTGGAAATTACAGATATCAGCCAAACTGAAAGTGGTTTCAGGAATCAGCCAAAgcatatattaatataaatcgAACCAGAGTGGTTCGAACTGCATAAGCAAGAATTCGAACCAAGGCTGTTCGAATTACTAGTAGAGAGAAGTTAATAAATCGAACCAATATGGCTCGAACTTGAAAAGCAAATAAATCAAACCAAGTCAGTtcgaattatagagagagaCGCTGGTTaaagtaattcgaaccaggatggttcgaattacacaaaGACTAGTTCGAACTAGGGTGGTTCGAATTAGTGGGAGACGGAGATGTATATATATGGTTGTAAATGTGAGTTGCTCTCATTAGAGGGTGTATGATGGCTAGTGAGGATAGTTTTGTTGTTTTGGTTCACCACAGAGGAACCATTAAGAGAAAAAGTCGTTCCGGTGTGAAGTTCACAGATAAGGATCCTCTCTATATTGTCATGACTCCTGCGACGAGCTATGATGACCTTGTTAGATCTGTACTGATGAAACTTGGTCTGGAAGGTGCGAAGCGGGTTAAGAAGTTTTTCTATCACATTCCAATCACGGTCCTCCAGGATACCGTGAAGTATGATTGTTTCATGATTGGTAGTGACGAGGACTTGCAAGTCATGTTTCTTTGTCGGCGGCAGTTTCCCGAGGTGAGGACACCAGAATTGTTGGTAAAGCTGGTTGATGTGGTATCCAGCTCAGGGGGTTCGAACCGGAATACCACCAATTTAGCCACGGCAGCCGGTTCTAGTTCTAGGCCTGCCGTTGGTTCTTCCTCTGTCCATGTGTATGAGCCAGTGGTCGAAGCTGTTGCCTCCCCGTCTTTTGCTGTGGATCTCAATGGCAGCGTAGGCGACGAGGTAGGTTCAAGGGAGAATCTGCCGAATCCTTTACTGGGCGTTGCACCGCTTGGCGTTGGAGACGGAT
This window contains:
- the LOC130975746 gene encoding uncharacterized protein LOC130975746, giving the protein MASEDSFVVLVHHRGTIKRKSRSGVKFTDKDPLYIVMTPATSYDDLVRSVLMKLGLEGAKRVKKFFYHIPITVLQDTVKYDCFMIGSDEDLQVMFLCRRQFPEVRTPELLVKLVDVVSSSGGSNRNTTNLATAAGSSSRPAVGSSSVHVYEPVVEAVASPSFAVDLNGSVGDEVGSRENLPNPLLGVAPLGVGDGLLGDAEEDDVEPDMIDDDSGDDIGASELALAVGGSSSGT